DNA from Helcococcus ovis:
ATTAGAAAATATGGTTTGTTCTGTAAATGAAAAAGTAAATGGCGGAAAGACAGTAGATTACCAAGGTACAACAATTGATTTCACAACTCCTTGGAGAAGAATCACAATGGTTGATTCTATTAAAGAAGAAACAGGAATTGACTTTAATGAAATTAAAGATTTTGAAACAGCTAAAAAATTAGCGGATGAACATAAAATTGAAGTTAAACCAAGCGATAGATTAGGAAATATTATTGTTGCTTTCTTTGAAGAATATGTTGAATCAAAATTAATTCAACCAACATTCATTACACAATATCCGGTTGAAGTTTCACCATTGACAAAGAGAAATCCTGAAAATCCGGATATGACTCAAAGATTTGAAGCGTTTATCTACGGTAAAGAAATTGCAAATGCATATAGTGAGTTAAATGACGCTGAAGATCAAAGAGGAAGATTTGAAGATCAATTAAGATTAAGAGAAGCTGGAGATGATGAAGCAAACTTATTAGATGAAGATTTCTTAAACGCTATCGAAGTTGGTATGCCTCCAACAGGCGGCTTGGGAATTGGGGTTGATAGACTTGTAATGTTCTTAACAAACCAAACAACAATTCGTGACGTATTGTTATTCCCAACAATGAAGCCAATGGGTGGAGAAAAGATTTCTAAATCACAAAGTAATCAAGAAATATCTGCTCCAAAATTAGATTTATCAAAAGTTAAGGTAGAGCCTTTATTTGAAGATTTTGTAGACTTTGAAACATTCCAAAAATCTGATTTCAGAGTAGTTAAGGTATTAAATTGTGAAGAAGTTCCAAAATCTAAGAAGTTATTGAAGTTTACATTAAATGATGGCTCCGGAGTTGATAGAACGATTTTATCAGGGATTAAAGAATACTATTCAGCAGAAGAATTAATTGGTAAGACATTAGTTGCAATCACAAACTTACCAGAAAGAAAGATGATGGGAATCCCATCACAAGGTATGTTGATATCTGCTGTATATGAATATGAAGAAAAAGAAGGTTTGAACTTGTTGATGTTAGATAGTAACATTCCAGCAGGGGCGAAATTATATTAAAATAAAAAAGCAAGATGATTTCTCACGTCCTCGGACGGAGCCCTGCGGATTGATTCGAAATCATCTTGTTTTTTTATGATGGTTTTATTAATTATCTATTATGTTGTTTAATTGAAATTGAAAATGATGATTTCTCACGTCCTCGGGCAGAGCCCTGCGGATTGATTCGAAATCATCTTGTTTTTTGTCTGTAAAGTTATATTATTAAATTTATTGATGTAGTTGTCGATATTTTGTCGACAACTGAAACTTAAGTTATTAGATTTTGTATATGTCTCAAAGTTATAATTATTTTAAGTTAGTAAACATTGAAATTAAATAAATCTAAAATATTGTAAATGATTTATTATTTATCATTATTAATATATTAATATTTCTAAATAATTAATTATTATTTAGATTATATATTGAAAAAAAAACATAAATATGTTATCATGGAGTTAAGAAATATTAAGAAAGGAGGTATTTGATGAATTTTAATAAGGTTCGAAAGATTTTGCTTGGGATATCATTTGTATTATTAGTGTTTATTTTTAATAGTTTTACATTTGCGATAAATGGAGATTTGGAACATATACATGGAAATGTTGATTGGGGATTTTATAAACACGGTTATGCTATAACTGAATCTACAGCACCAGAAAACATATTAATGAATAAAATAACGGTTAGTTTTAATGATAATTCAGGTTATACAAATTTTGCTTCAACTGCAAATAGTACATATTGCAAAGTAACTACAAATAGATTGAATGGTAGAACAGGTACACATTATGCATATTATTATGTAGATGGAAATCAAGTTCATGAATCAACACAAGCTTGGAAATTCAACAATTAATATAATCAAGAAAAGAAAGATAAAATTTTATCTTTCTTTCATTGATTATATTACAAAGAGGTAAATATGATTAAATTAAATAATATTTCAGCGGGATACAATAATAAAATAATCTTAAAAAATATTAATCTGGAATTAAAAGAAGGTGAAATAGTAACAATAGTTGGCAAAAGTGGAAGTGGTAAGTCAACATTATTAAAACTATTAAATGGTACTTTAAAGCCTATAGATGGTAAGTATTTTTTTAATGGAAATGAAGTTAATATTATGTCTGATGATGAAATTAAGTTAAAATGTACACGAAAAATTGGATTTGTTTGGCAAAATTATAGACTTATACCTGATATTTCTGTATTAAACAATATCATGATACCATCAATAATATATGGTGAAAAAGTAGATAAAAACTATTTAGATGAAATTTTAGATTTGCTTGAAATAAAAAAATACAAATATTCATATGTATCTGATTTATCTGGAGGGGAGCAACAACGAGTTGCTTTAGCAAGGGCAATTGTGCTAAATCCTAAAGTTATAATGGCTGATGAACCGACAGGTGCACTTGACAGTAAAACATCAAATAATTTAATTGAATTATTTTTAGAGATTAATAAAAAATATGATACATTGTGCATAATAGCAACTCATGATACAGATTTAGCAAAAATTGGTACTAAGAAAATTACAATTTCTGATGGGGAGATATTTAATGAAAAGTAGTCTAAAGCTGATAAAAGCTTCAATCAGCAAAAAATCACGTAATTTTTGGATAACTTTATTTATTTCTTCAATTATTTTGCTAATTTTATTTTTTTCAAATTCTATAATAAATATAAATCAAGAAAGAATAATTGATAGTAAATTTTCCTTATATGGATCTTTTAATGCAATAATTTATCAAGAAAAAGATGAATATATAGATACAGAATATAATTCACATGCATATATTGATATTTTTAAACAAGGAGATTTTATTGTTGGAAGTTTTTATAATGGAGCGGAGAATTATTCTTTTTCATTAAATAATGATTATATAAAAAATTTAGAAAATGATAGTGCTATAATAACAAAAAGCTTATCTTCAAAACTAAACATTTTAATTAATGATAAAATTAAAATAAATGGTAAAAAATTTATTGTAAAAACTATTATTAATGACTTTGGATATAATTGGATAAAAGGTTTTAGAGAGGAAAATAAAAAATTATATACTCCAAATGTATTAATAAATAACCAATCATTTTTGAATGTACAAAAAAATGAAAATTATAGGATTACATTATTGAATGAAAATGAAGTTAATAAAATTGATTTTAATAATATAAAGGGAAATTACTATGAAAATAAACCGATAAAAGATGACGCAAATTTGTTTTTATTTTCATATCCAAAAGAGTTTTATTTTACTCAAATTTCTATACTATTTTTATTATCTTTTTTTATCTTTAGTTCATATACTATTAATTCTAAAGAAAGATATTTATTATATAGGCACTTAGGGATTCGAGAATCTAATTTATTTCTTGTTGTAAGTTTAGAAATATTGATAATTGCTTTTAGTTGTATATTACTTAGTTTTACATTAAATGTATTGTTAGTTTATTTGTTTAAAAATGCCATGAATATTTCAAAAGTGGAATATAATATTATTAAAGGATATTTTTATGTTAGACTTTACATTTTTTCTTACTTATTTGCAGCAACTGTCTGTGCAATATTTTCAAGTAAAATATTAAATCAAAAGCAAAATTCAAGCAACATTAAAAAAGACAAGATAATGTCATTAAGTAAAATATTAAAAGGTAAAAGTAATTTAATAGTTTACTCATCAATGATATTAATAATTATATATATGTCATTTACGTTCATTGGTTCATTAAATAATATTGAAAATAAAAATAAAATAGTTGAATTATATGGACAAATAAAAAAAGACTATGACTTTCAGATTAATTATATTGAAAAACATATTCCTCAAAATTACATTTTAAGAGGAAATGATTTTGTAAATGTTGCTGATTATATGAATAATAAACTTGATATAACTCAATTCTATTATTATAACCATAATAATCAACTTTCAGATGTTTTAGAAAAATTAAAAAATAATAAATATATAAAAAAGATTGATCAATTTTATGAAAAATATTATGTATATATTCCTTTGAGAAAAGAATTAGTAGATTCACAATTTTTTAAAATACTTAATAATGGTGTATTAAATACAAATGTTGATTTTTGGAAAAAATATTTTAATGAACAAAATAAAAAACTTGTATTAGCAAATATTATTGCAATGCCAGACTTTATTTTAGAAACTGTGCTTAAAGAAATTTCCAGTGAAATTGATATTACGAATTTATTAAATGGAATCTCCGGAATACTTATTTCACCATCAATCAGTTTAACATCAGAAGATTCCTCTTTAGATAATCAGAAAACATTTTATTGGGAATATAAAGAATCGGGGGAAAATATATTACGAGATGAAAAGTTGTTAGATTATAATGACATTGATATATACTTTCCTAAAGCAAATGAAAACATTGCAGGATTTTTGAATGATAAAATTTTAGATAAATTAGATGTTAAAGTAGATAAAGTCAATTTGCCATTGGTATCAAAGACTTATAAAAATATTGGATGGTTCGATTTAGATAGTCATGTACTTTCATCATATAGAATATTAGTTTCAGATAAGTTTTTTAAGAAGAATAACATTAATTATGAGCCTACAAGATTACATATTTATTTAAATAATTTTGATAAAGCCAATGATGTTGCAAAAGAAATATATAATTCAACAAGCAAGATTAAGAATTTACATATAAAAAATTTATCAAACTATTTAGAGGAATTTCACAACTTCCAATATCTTAAATCATTTATTATAGTTTTATATATAATATTAATATTTTGCATTTTGTTTTTTTCTTCAATTGGAGCTTTAAATACATACTGGATGCTAAATGAAAATTATTTTATTTTGTTTAGAGATTTAGGTATGACAAATCGAAATTTAATATTATTAAATATGAAAAATTTATTTAAATATTTTATAGTATTATTTATCATTCAAATAGTTTTTTATTTTATTGTTTATAAAAATATAAGTAGTTTTTATAATAATATTAATGTTTATATTAGAATTATGATACAAATAATACCATTTGTTTTTAATTTAATTGTCTCTTATATTATTTTTAAGAAAAGAAGTAGAGAACTAAATAGCTAAATTTATTGTGGATTAATTTTAATTTAATTCAATAATATAGTACAACGTACTAAAAAAAGTCTATGCTAATATAGCATTTTTAATTACACTATAATTATACTAAAACAAGATGATTTCTCACGTCCTCGGGCAGAACCCTGCGGATTGATTTGGAATCATCTTGTTTTTTTATGATGGTTTTATTAATTATCTATTATGTTGTTTAATTGAAATTGAAAATGATGATTTCTCACGTCCTCGGGTAGAGCCCTGCGGATTGATTCGAAATCATCTTGTTATATATATCTTTTAATAGAATGGAATGAATTGGTAAAGATAATATAATGGGTTTTAATTATAGTTTTATTATAAATCAAACCAAATATTTATATACAAAAATAATAGTTTTAAATTTTAAGATATTCTTAAAATAAAATCAAACTAAAGCTGGTTATTACATAGTAATGGTTTGATTTTTTAGCTTTTAATAGTGTAAATAATCAAACCAATATCAATAATTAATTACTTATGGTATTAAATACTTTTTTATTATTAAAAAAATAAAACCAATATAGTTTTTAATTTGATTAAGGTATTAAATAAATTAAAGGTAAAAATATAACATGAATATTAGAAAAATGATAGATTTAATTTATCTGTGTCTCTATAAGCAAAATAAAGTATGTAATTTAAATTGCTTATGGAGTAGATTTTTAAAACGAAAAAATGAAGTGTTCCAATTCTCTGAAAAATATTATTTACTAATATTTTTTTTATTTAAGAATTATAATATATTGACAAGTAAAATTTTCAAGAGTATAATAATGAAAAGTATACTTGGCAGGAGGGATTTATGGATAAGGAAGATATTTTAAATAAATTTAAGATTGAAAATAGTTTGGGGGATGAGCGAGAAAATTATGTTAGTGTAAAATCATATTCGTATGGGATTATTTTTTCTACAGTTACATTCTTATTGATATTTATTATATCATTGGTGAAAAATTTAGATTATACAACTGCTTCTCTTATGTTTGTATCTATAATTATTGGCAATTCGACATATAAATATTTTAAAGAAAGAAAAAATATGAAGTTTTTACAAAAAATATTTTATATATGTTTTATAATAGGTGGGAGTATTCTTTATATCTCTTATTTAATTAAGATAGTTG
Protein-coding regions in this window:
- a CDS encoding ABC transporter permease family protein, with the protein product MKSSLKLIKASISKKSRNFWITLFISSIILLILFFSNSIININQERIIDSKFSLYGSFNAIIYQEKDEYIDTEYNSHAYIDIFKQGDFIVGSFYNGAENYSFSLNNDYIKNLENDSAIITKSLSSKLNILINDKIKINGKKFIVKTIINDFGYNWIKGFREENKKLYTPNVLINNQSFLNVQKNENYRITLLNENEVNKIDFNNIKGNYYENKPIKDDANLFLFSYPKEFYFTQISILFLLSFFIFSSYTINSKERYLLYRHLGIRESNLFLVVSLEILIIAFSCILLSFTLNVLLVYLFKNAMNISKVEYNIIKGYFYVRLYIFSYLFAATVCAIFSSKILNQKQNSSNIKKDKIMSLSKILKGKSNLIVYSSMILIIIYMSFTFIGSLNNIENKNKIVELYGQIKKDYDFQINYIEKHIPQNYILRGNDFVNVADYMNNKLDITQFYYYNHNNQLSDVLEKLKNNKYIKKIDQFYEKYYVYIPLRKELVDSQFFKILNNGVLNTNVDFWKKYFNEQNKKLVLANIIAMPDFILETVLKEISSEIDITNLLNGISGILISPSISLTSEDSSLDNQKTFYWEYKESGENILRDEKLLDYNDIDIYFPKANENIAGFLNDKILDKLDVKVDKVNLPLVSKTYKNIGWFDLDSHVLSSYRILVSDKFFKKNNINYEPTRLHIYLNNFDKANDVAKEIYNSTSKIKNLHIKNLSNYLEEFHNFQYLKSFIIVLYIILIFCILFFSSIGALNTYWMLNENYFILFRDLGMTNRNLILLNMKNLFKYFIVLFIIQIVFYFIVYKNISSFYNNINVYIRIMIQIIPFVFNLIVSYIIFKKRSRELNS
- a CDS encoding DUF6442 family protein, producing MDKEDILNKFKIENSLGDERENYVSVKSYSYGIIFSTVTFLLIFIISLVKNLDYTTASLMFVSIIIGNSTYKYFKERKNMKFLQKIFYICFIIGGSILYISYLIKIVG
- a CDS encoding ABC transporter ATP-binding protein translates to MIKLNNISAGYNNKIILKNINLELKEGEIVTIVGKSGSGKSTLLKLLNGTLKPIDGKYFFNGNEVNIMSDDEIKLKCTRKIGFVWQNYRLIPDISVLNNIMIPSIIYGEKVDKNYLDEILDLLEIKKYKYSYVSDLSGGEQQRVALARAIVLNPKVIMADEPTGALDSKTSNNLIELFLEINKKYDTLCIIATHDTDLAKIGTKKITISDGEIFNEK
- the lysS gene encoding lysine--tRNA ligase; protein product: MAEQNINEMLLIKREKLKILKENGKNPHIIEKAQVDSKAKNIVDQFENYEGKIVTVAGRILAKRIFGKINFFVLQDDSGRIQIFNRHNVLGDELYNETKELDMGDIALFKGEVIKTQTGEVSVLTQELQLLTKSLQILPEKFHGLKDMDLRYRQRYLDLIVNPEVKDVFRKRTKILSGIREFLDNRDYLEVETPILNTIAGGANARPFITHHNTLDIDMYLRIANELYLKRLIVGGFDKVYEMGRMFRNEGMDATHNPEYTAIELYEAYADYNDMMEILENMVCSVNEKVNGGKTVDYQGTTIDFTTPWRRITMVDSIKEETGIDFNEIKDFETAKKLADEHKIEVKPSDRLGNIIVAFFEEYVESKLIQPTFITQYPVEVSPLTKRNPENPDMTQRFEAFIYGKEIANAYSELNDAEDQRGRFEDQLRLREAGDDEANLLDEDFLNAIEVGMPPTGGLGIGVDRLVMFLTNQTTIRDVLLFPTMKPMGGEKISKSQSNQEISAPKLDLSKVKVEPLFEDFVDFETFQKSDFRVVKVLNCEEVPKSKKLLKFTLNDGSGVDRTILSGIKEYYSAEELIGKTLVAITNLPERKMMGIPSQGMLISAVYEYEEKEGLNLLMLDSNIPAGAKLY